A window of the Miscanthus floridulus cultivar M001 chromosome 14, ASM1932011v1, whole genome shotgun sequence genome harbors these coding sequences:
- the LOC136504293 gene encoding SWR1 complex subunit 6-like → MDGEEENVGPFRRTSARTRRMASRMAAALSSSDNRAQVALARLEALESDNAGVEVVDLNDDEYGSTDEEDPVLMQKKQSKIMKRKTRQGKAMEKKAARSFMDVLQEANLESLPPHVPTYLRAAVGPPSTSSRRHYCSVCGSSANYTCVRCGTRFCSCRCQVIHNDTRCLKFVA, encoded by the exons ATGGATGGGGAGGAGGAGAACGTCGGGCCATTCCGCCGGACCAGCGCCCGCACGCGCCGGATGGCCTCGCGCATGGCTGCCGCGCTCTCCAGCTCTGACAACCGCGCCCAG GTTGCTTTAGCTCGCCTTGAAGCTCTTGAGAGCGACAATGCCGGTGTTGAGGTGGTAGATCTTAATGATGATGAGTACGGATCCACGGATGAGGAAGACCCTG TCCTTATGCAAAAGAAGCAGTCGAAGATTATGAAACGCAAGACAAGGCAAGGGAAAGCTATGGAGAAAAAGGCGGCAAGATCATTCATGGATGTCTTACAGGAA GCAAATCTGGAATCCCTGCCTCCTCATGTCCCAACATATTTGAGGGCTGCTGTGGGTCCACCAAGCACTTCATCTCGACGGCACTACTGTTCAGTCTGTGGTAGTTCTGCAAACTACACGTGTGTGAGGTGTGGAACAAGATTCTGTTCTTGCCGCTGTCAAGTCATACACAATGATACGCGCTGCCTGAAATTTGTGGCTTGA